The genomic window TCGGCGAAAGCACCTCGTCTTGGAGGCCGAAAGCTTCCCCCGAGAGAGCATTCGCAACGGTCCCCTTCGCGAGCCACTCAGAATGGCTGGGCACGGGTGACGCACCTTTCCATTGTAGCCCATCGCCCGTGGTCCCCACGCCAGAATTCGCTTGGTCCACCGACAAATGAGTGCCCGGTGCCCGCAAAACAATCACGGCCAAAAAACAGGCTGCGACTGCCACCGACCAACGGACAGCCAATCGCCGGAATGACACCCTGGCCGTCGCAGCGCTCAGGTTGCCACCAAGATCCTGACTTCCGACTTCCAAGTGACGCCAAATCGCGAGCGTCTGCCGACAATGTTGGCAATCAATCAGATGCCCATCGTTGTCAATGTCCGCTTCGGCGTCCGCGTCAATCCACTGATTCAAACGCGACTCGAACGCGTCGCAGGCAGGTCCCCCACCACCGGAACCGGGCGCCAGAGCGTGAGACGCCGGGGGCGTTTTGACAGGAGACGACGTGGTGACAGGAGAGACGGGGTGATGACTCACGTGACACCTCCTGATTCGCGAACGCGGTTGATCACCTGCAGTCGCGCTCGGTGCACCCAAGTCTTGATCGTCCCCGCGGGATGGCCCATCACGCGAGCAGCTTGATCGTAAGACATCCCGTCAAAGTGGACCAATTCAAACGCTCGCCGAGGCGAAGCGCCCAAGGACTCCATCGCGTCGCGAAGCGACTGGGTCGCTTGAATGCCGTTGGCCGGGGAATCCACTCCAGCGATGGCCACGTGCGAATCATCAATTCCCGACAACCGGGGTTTGGTTCGCTGCTTTGCCAAAAAAGTCCGGCATCGGTTGCCGGCGATCGTGGTCAACCAAGGTTCAATCGGTCGGGTTCGATCCCATGACTGAATCGACGCGGCAACGCGGCGGAACGTTTCCTGCGTCAGGTCCTCGGCGTCTTGATGATGTCCCAACCAGCGAACACACACGCGATACACCAAGTCGCGATGACGGCGAAACAGCTCGGTGAAAGCAGAATCCATCCGGGCATCACGCCCCAGATAGGCATCCGCCAAGGCTTCGTTGGACAACATCGCGAGCGAAACTGTTTTCATGCCTTAACGGCCGCTAAAGAAACGCTTCAAAGCATCGTCGGCAGCGTCTCGCGAATTCTCTTTGAGTGCTTTCTTGGCCCCTTCTGGCAGCTTGCCAGGCTTGCTCTTGGGGGGAATGACTCGCGAGCCCGTGCTGGTGTCATCGTCGGACGACATGCGAGTGTCATCGTTCTGCTTCTTTCCAGGCACGTCTTCGATCATCACCGTGCCATCGACGGACAAATCGTCGCTTTGCTCACCCTCTTTGTCATCCAGGCGAAACTGGCGGGTGTCCGGGTCGGTTTGTTTACGAACGCGATCAATTGCGTCCGCTTCGTCCAACCAGCAATCGACATCGACATCTTCGAAGCGACTGTCGTCGCTCGAACTCTCCTTGGTTCGCTCCGCTGCGTCAGCAACGCTTTTGACCTCGGGCTTTTTCGCAGCCTGCAAACCGTGCTCGATGACAAGCGAAAACATCAACTTGCCAACACGCAGGTTGTCGCCGTCCTTCAGGACCTTGGCTTTGTCCGCTGGCAAACGTTTGTCGTTGACGAACGTTCCATTGCGGCTTTTCAGGTCCTGAACCAGGACGCGGCCATCTTTGATCGCCAAGATGCAATGCCGGCGGCTGACCGACTCGCTCTTCGGACGAAGCTGACAAGATTCACTACGTCCAATCAAGAATCTCTTGTCGGAGACCTCGATCTCTTTGCCTTCGTGGCTGCCCGATTGGACTCGCAGTCTAACTTGCATCGGTACCCTTCGTTGCGAAAACCAGACGCACGATTCTTTTGCGACCGTGCGCGACTTGAATGGTCAAACGTGGTTCATGCCTCTGCAAAAGAAGGACCAATCCCAGCCCTTCTTGTCACCCTTCATTTTCACAAAGAGCGAATTGCAAGCAATCTTGCAACCATGTTCGCCGCCGATCTTATTGTAATTGAACGAATAGCGGGAGAGGATTAATCCCCCTTTCAATGCTCATATCGTGGCTTTCGCCGCCACTACCTCTTCGGGACCAAGCAAAACCCCCTCCACGGTAGCGTCTTGAACGGTCCAATGCAGCCCACCTGGAAGTCAATGACTTGGCTCGAATGGGCCCACCGCGTCCGCCGAACCGACTCAGCGTCGGAATCCGATGCCTTGGTAATCAAACCCCATCTCCTCAAGCCCCAGCCCCTTCAGCGTGTTCCGACCGTCGAAGATGAAGGCCGGCTTCTGCATTCCTTCCCGGATTTTCTTGAAATCCGCCGTGACGAACTCATCCCATTCCGTCAGGACCGCGATTGCGTGTGCGGAATTGGCGGCGGATTCGGCATCCGAGACCACTTCGATGTTGTTTTCGATCAACTGACGCGAGGCAGCACTGATCTCTTGATCACCATTCCGGAAAACCGCTTCCAAGTCCGCCACAACTTGCGCCTTGGTGACTTGCGGGTCGTAGATCGACAACCGAGCCTTTTCCAACAACAGATCGCGACAAACGTAGATCGCCGCTGATTCACGGGTGTCATTGGTGTCTTTTTTGAACGCGAATCCCCAAACGGCGATCTTCTTGTCCGACACCGTGTTGAACATCGTCCGCACCATGCGGTGGACAAAGCGTCGCTTTTGGTAGTCGTTCATCGTCACGACTTGCTGCCAATAATCGGCCACTTCGGGCAACCCAAAGTACTCGCAGAGGTAAACGAGATTCAGAATGTCCTTCTGAAAGCACGAGCCCCCAAAGCCCACCGATGCCTTCAAGAACTTGGGACCAATCCGCGAATCCATCCCGATCGCCATCGCAACTTCGTCCACGTCTGCCTCAGTGGCCTCGCAAAGTGCCGAGATCGAATTGATCGAAGACACTCGCTGAGCCAAGAAAGCGTTGGCGGTCAACTTGGACAACTCGCTGCTCCACAAATTCGTTGTCAGCACTCTCTCGCGAGGCACCCACTGGGAGTAAACCTCCACGAGAGCTTGCACGGCAGCATCGCTTTCCCCACCAATCAAAACACGATCGGGCGACAGCAAATCATCGATTGCGGTCCCTTCCGCCAAAAATTCGGGGTTGGACAGCACGTCAAACGTTGCGCCACTGGTCGCTTCCGCGAGGATCGCCTTGACAGCTTCCGCGGTCCGGACGGGCAATGTCGACTTTTCAACGACGATTTTATGCCCCACGGAAACCTCGGCAATTTTTCGAGCGCACTTTTCAATGAACTCCAAATTGGCAGCGCGGCCGGCACCCACTCCAAACGTCTTGGTCGGCGTGTTGACCGAAATGAAGATCATGTCAGCGTCGCGAATCGCCTCATCGACTTCCGTCGTGAAAATCAGATTCTGGTCACGACGGCCTCTCACGATGTCATCGAGACCGGGCTCATAGATCGGCAACTCATCGCTGTTCCACTGCGCGATCCGAGCCGCATTGATGTCCACCACTTTGACTTCGATGTCGTGACACTGGTGAGCGATCATGGCCATTGTGGGACCGCCCACATATCCCGCACCAATGCAGCAGATTTTCGTAACCGGACCGATTGCAGGATGCTCCGAAGCGGGGGCAGAGGCGGTAGCAGTCATAGAATCAAAACAACAGTGAAAGGAAGAAACTGAGATGACACGCGGGATGAGCAGTTTAGTCCAAACGTCCTCTTTCGCCGCTGCGAAACCATCCCCTGCACGCGGATTCAGCGAGCGTGAAATTCGGGATGGGACGCCTGTGCCGGTTGCGAGCCCTCGTCAATCCAGACTCGACGGCGCCCCATTCAACACCAACGGGGACAATGCCGCACCCCAACCAGACGCGATGGCAATTGATCCAACCACCCGCCTGACAGGAGGGAAGATCGCACCACACTGTCAAAATCTGCGATCGAGAAATGCAGCGAGGAAAATCCCTTCTCGCAAAATCTCTGGGAGAGAAACTACCGCCGAGACGATTCGCTCGGTGGGCTGCTCATCAGCTGATAGACCGACGGACGCCCGCCGGAGAGATTGGGGGCTACATCGGTGATCATCCCCGAAGCTCCATCGCTCATCAACGGTGTCGAGGACTGAGGTGCCCAAGCCAAGCGGTCTTCGGAATCGACCTCCTCGAGGTGATCCAGCAGAATCCGTCGCACTTCGAAGATGGCTTTGCCCGTCATATGCAACTTGGTGTGCGTCGCATCGACCACCAGCTCACTTTGCGTGTCTTCCATCGTCGCGCTGGAGTATTCCACCACCCCATCCCCTCGGTGATGCCGTCCCGCCAACAGCGGCGGATCGTCCAACACACCGATGATGTTGTGGTACTTCACATGCGACGATCGCTTCGCCCGCAACATCACGGGGAAGATCGGTGAATCCGGAGCCAACGAGTCCACCGCATTGGCTTCTGTGAGCAACCGCGTGTCACGAAAGAATCCTGGGTTGGCGCGTGTCAAACGAGTGCTGGTTGAAACCGCCATGCGTGGCAATTTGATGACCTTGCCGGCCAACCAACGCGTGGTGGTGTTGGCAAGGTTGCTGCCTCGATGCGGCGTTCCAATCGTGATCACCCGACCAACGGATTGGTTCGGGCGAAACTCCAAGGAGCTGACAAGTTTATGAATGTCCTGCGGCGGACCTCGAAGCTTCTCTTTGGGTTTGTCACTGACCAGATTCCAAAAGTCATCGCCACTGTCGATCGTCTGCATGCGACTGACCAACCCGCCCATGCTGTGTCCCACCAAGACGGTGTGATCAATCGCCCGATCCTGGCCCGCAGGGTCAAACGTTTGACGCATCGCAAACAGATCGCCGCGCAACTGAGTCGCACTGATCCAGAACGGTTGCCCAGAGGGATACAGATAGAACCAGAATTGATAGCGTTCACGAATTTCTGGAAAGCTTCGCAGGTCATTGAACATGTCCATCCACGTCAACGGGCTGGACCAAAGCCCGTGCACCATCAACACCGGGATCCGGTTGGGATCGTACGGTTCCAACATGTACAGACCACGCTTCTCTTGTGCGTCGTCTGGATCGAGCAACCCTTCGGTCGCTCGATCTCGCTTGCGATACTCTTCACTGTCGAGGAAGAACGCCAACGGGGTGGTCAGATCGGTTTCCAGTGGCACCCAATCATTGGCCAATTGAATCTGGTTCGCTCGCAACGGGTCAAAGAACTCCAACACGCAAACCACGTTTTCATCCGCAGCACCAAACTCGTTGGCTTGCGAGGCGGTATGCGACACCTGTTGCACCGAAGCCAAATCACCAACGTTCGCCAGGCCACCGGTTGTTCCCGTTCCGCCACGCCCCTTCGATGGTTCGGTGGAACAGCGCAGCAGCGCTGTCACCGCGTAACTCAAACCTTCGGGATAGTACTTTTCTTCGGGATGGCCTTCGCCACGTGGTTTCCGCACAGCGATCAACGGCACACCGAGACCGTACGTGGTGTGCCGATTGTTCAGCGTTTTGATGTCGTAATCACTCACAAATTCGTAGTGATCAAATTCGTCTTCCTGCCAGGCACCACGCATCTCGGCGCGAATCACGAACTTTTGATTCGCCGTTTGAATCGTGTAAGTCTGGCCAGGGCGCAAGCGATTTTCAGCGCACAACAGACGCAGCAGGTCCTCCAACGACTCGTTGTACAAATCGCAAACGGCTCGAAATTGAGGGTCGTATTGATTGCGAACCTCACCCAACTGGTTGCCGAACAAATAGCGGTAGCTGGTCGTCAGCGCGATGCCGTAATAATTCATTGCATCGCTGGAACGCCCGTCGCGATCGGCAATCTTGCCCTCGACATAAGACAACTCGGACAAGGCATACGCCAATTCCGTGTCGGGGTTCTGGGCGTTGAGTGCCTGCAACCGGTGCAGACAGATCTGGCTGTCGTCTTGATACGTCTCAATCAGCC from Rhodopirellula islandica includes these protein-coding regions:
- a CDS encoding FHA domain-containing protein, with the protein product MQVRLRVQSGSHEGKEIEVSDKRFLIGRSESCQLRPKSESVSRRHCILAIKDGRVLVQDLKSRNGTFVNDKRLPADKAKVLKDGDNLRVGKLMFSLVIEHGLQAAKKPEVKSVADAAERTKESSSDDSRFEDVDVDCWLDEADAIDRVRKQTDPDTRQFRLDDKEGEQSDDLSVDGTVMIEDVPGKKQNDDTRMSSDDDTSTGSRVIPPKSKPGKLPEGAKKALKENSRDAADDALKRFFSGR
- a CDS encoding RNA polymerase sigma factor encodes the protein MKTVSLAMLSNEALADAYLGRDARMDSAFTELFRRHRDLVYRVCVRWLGHHQDAEDLTQETFRRVAASIQSWDRTRPIEPWLTTIAGNRCRTFLAKQRTKPRLSGIDDSHVAIAGVDSPANGIQATQSLRDAMESLGASPRRAFELVHFDGMSYDQAARVMGHPAGTIKTWVHRARLQVINRVRESGGVT
- a CDS encoding UDP-glucose 6-dehydrogenase, translating into MTATASAPASEHPAIGPVTKICCIGAGYVGGPTMAMIAHQCHDIEVKVVDINAARIAQWNSDELPIYEPGLDDIVRGRRDQNLIFTTEVDEAIRDADMIFISVNTPTKTFGVGAGRAANLEFIEKCARKIAEVSVGHKIVVEKSTLPVRTAEAVKAILAEATSGATFDVLSNPEFLAEGTAIDDLLSPDRVLIGGESDAAVQALVEVYSQWVPRERVLTTNLWSSELSKLTANAFLAQRVSSINSISALCEATEADVDEVAMAIGMDSRIGPKFLKASVGFGGSCFQKDILNLVYLCEYFGLPEVADYWQQVVTMNDYQKRRFVHRMVRTMFNTVSDKKIAVWGFAFKKDTNDTRESAAIYVCRDLLLEKARLSIYDPQVTKAQVVADLEAVFRNGDQEISAASRQLIENNIEVVSDAESAANSAHAIAVLTEWDEFVTADFKKIREGMQKPAFIFDGRNTLKGLGLEEMGFDYQGIGFRR
- a CDS encoding esterase/lipase family protein, which codes for MLCCTSSGCITSRYLENRSIRENALTNSLHLLRWRGPEISVRTQSTLRRYGLIETYQDDSQICLHRLQALNAQNPDTELAYALSELSYVEGKIADRDGRSSDAMNYYGIALTTSYRYLFGNQLGEVRNQYDPQFRAVCDLYNESLEDLLRLLCAENRLRPGQTYTIQTANQKFVIRAEMRGAWQEDEFDHYEFVSDYDIKTLNNRHTTYGLGVPLIAVRKPRGEGHPEEKYYPEGLSYAVTALLRCSTEPSKGRGGTGTTGGLANVGDLASVQQVSHTASQANEFGAADENVVCVLEFFDPLRANQIQLANDWVPLETDLTTPLAFFLDSEEYRKRDRATEGLLDPDDAQEKRGLYMLEPYDPNRIPVLMVHGLWSSPLTWMDMFNDLRSFPEIRERYQFWFYLYPSGQPFWISATQLRGDLFAMRQTFDPAGQDRAIDHTVLVGHSMGGLVSRMQTIDSGDDFWNLVSDKPKEKLRGPPQDIHKLVSSLEFRPNQSVGRVITIGTPHRGSNLANTTTRWLAGKVIKLPRMAVSTSTRLTRANPGFFRDTRLLTEANAVDSLAPDSPIFPVMLRAKRSSHVKYHNIIGVLDDPPLLAGRHHRGDGVVEYSSATMEDTQSELVVDATHTKLHMTGKAIFEVRRILLDHLEEVDSEDRLAWAPQSSTPLMSDGASGMITDVAPNLSGGRPSVYQLMSSPPSESSRR